In one window of Juglans regia cultivar Chandler chromosome 3, Walnut 2.0, whole genome shotgun sequence DNA:
- the LOC108982635 gene encoding uncharacterized protein LOC108982635, with translation MDNFRQKRSKISGITDRSSGERFSSSVRAHREGYRQVQRERNFPKVASDSSSCSSGTADENTFTFELGWRSSKQSVGTPIKKLLAEEMSRETESKRRSPSVIAKLMGLDGLPPQQPVHRQQKKYSENYINRKTSVDRAQKSGRFYDLRSSSRSSKEEQEFKDVFEVLETSKMKNSNCSSQGATSSKLTDAEMEFIRLKFMDAKRLSSDQKLQDTKEFHDALEVLDSNKDRLLKLLQQPDSLFTKHLHDLRGAPPQTHRGRVAAVEFSDAQKHENSELGKSARRTPYYSRSPQKHSDGLFSHPDSRHAAYNGLNSANISVDQKDNLATLPTSIVVLKPNIGKAQNGVDPASSPCSTHAFLSDCRAPTEFLSVKNRKGDSCGTKNFPDHAGLSRHKSRESREIAREITKQMRKSFRGGSMNFSSAGFRGYAGDESSCDISGNESEAITVDSRNSFDLSNQYKPSSSRSADSSVSREAKKRLSERWKMTHKSQELGVVSKGSTLAEMLAVTDKDLTPANFSGVIGEDEISDKFASDDRPTGWVEPLGISSRDGWKDGSMRKLSRSRSLPSSSTAFGSPKTNIHRETFYEDRYLMSNETLKKERSKRVKGKSDWREGSVTSKSRSSSKKSHSSSCTVTESNGYLAEIHTSQNQVKASLENINPSEKDVVILETLVSNVNNTSPGPENMVDVSDENTDMPSEPPDELLPDKSAGMGVKNDISAGGQDILIPQEPLIGPSEEGSVSLLHPPPGLESPVSSKVADQPSPVSVLEAPFTDDLSSCSECFESLNADIHGLRMQLQLLKSESEPYAEGSMLISSDEDVGEGSILNEKGFCGTEETWEPSYIMDVLNDSGFNDFDADTFTAICHSSECPVDPSMFVELEKKYCSQTSCQSSERRLLFDQINSALAETYQQLTDEYPWARPTARVGSKWIKGQLQDRLQVLLAGQEKKSNKDVLGKVLTRESQWLALGDDIGAIGREIEQYLTDELLAEVVVMAM, from the exons ATGGATAATTTTCGGCAAAAGAGGTCCAAGATATCGGGCATTACTGATCGGAGCTCCGGCGAAAGGTTTTCCTCGTCTGTGCGAGCTCACAGAGAAG GGTACAGGCAGGTTCAAAGGGAGAGGAACTTTCCGAAAGTGGCCTCTGATTCTAGTTCTTGCAGTAGTGGTACTGCAGATGAAAATACA TTCACATTTGAATTGGGCTGGAGATCTTCAAAACAATCTGTTGGAACTCCGATAAAGAAGTTATTAGCTGAAGAGATGTCAAGAGAAACTGAATCCAAAAGGAGGTCTCCAAGTGTTATTGCCAAATTGATGGGTCTCGATGGGCTGCCACCTCAGCAGCCTGTTCACAGACAGCAAAAAAAGTACTCAGAGAATTATATTAATAGGAAAACATCAGTAGATAGAGCACAGAAGAGTGGCAGATTTTATGACCTTCGATCATCTAGTAGAAGTTCCAAGGAGGAGCAAGAATTTAAGGATGTATTTGAGGTTTTGGAAACATCAAAGATGAAGAATAGCAATTGCTCGTCACAGGGAGCTACAAGCTCAAAGCTTACCGATGCTGAGATGGAATTTATTAGGCTGAAGTTCATGGATGCTAAACGTCTTTCAAGTGATCAGAAGCTGCAGGATACAAAGGAGTTCCACGATGCACTTGAGGTGCTAGACTCTAATAAGGATCGTCTGCTAAAACTTCTACAACAACCAGATTCGTTATTCACAAAGCATTTGCATGATCTGCGAGGTGCTCCTCCCCAAACCCATCGGGGTCGTGTAGCAGCTGTAGAGTTTTCAGATGCTCAGAAGCATGAAAATAGTGAACTTGGGAAATCAGCGAGACGAACTCCTTACTACAGTAGATCTCCTCAGAAGCATTCCGATGGTCTATTTAGCCACCCTGACAGTAGACATGCTGCTTATAATGGACTCAATTCAGCAAATATTTCAGTGGACCAGAAGGATAATTTGGCAACTCTGCCTACAAGTATAGTAGTGTTAAAACCAAACATTGGGAAGGCCCAAAATGGTGTCGATCCTGCTTCATCACCTTGTTCTACACATGCTTTTCTGTCAGATTGTAGGGCACCGACAGAATTTTTGAGTGTCAAAAATAGGAAGGGAGACTCATGTGGGACAAAGAACTTTCCTGATCATGCTGGGCTTTCAAGGCATAAGTCCAGGGAATCTAGAGAAATTGCTAGGGAAATAACTAAACAAATGAGAAAGAGTTTTCGTGGTGGTTCAATGAATTTTTCATCTGCTGGATTTAGAGGATATGCTGGGGATGAGAGTTCATGTGACATATCTGGAAATGAATCAGAGGCGATTACAGTGGATTCCAGAAATTCATTTGACTTGAGTAACCAGTACAAGCCTTCATCATCCCGTTCAGCTGATTCCTCTGTGAGTAGGGAGGCAAAGAAAAGACTCTCAGAGAGGTGGAAGATGACTCACAAGTCTCAAGAGTTGGGAGTGGTTAGTAAGGGCAGCACGCTGGCTGAAATGCTTGCCGTCACCGATAAGGATTTAACTCCCGCAAATTTCAGTGGTGTGATTGGTGAAGATGAAATTAGTGACAAATTTGCTAGTGATGATAGACCAACTGGGTGGGTTGAGCCCTTGGGAATTAGCAGTAGGGATGGCTGGAAAGATGGATCTATGAGAAAGTTATCAAGGTCAAGATCACTACCTTCTTCTTCTACTGCCTTTGGAAGTCCTAAGACAAACATACACAGGGAAACTTTTTATGAGGACAGGTATCTCATGTCAAATGAGACCTTGAAGAAGGAAAGAAGCAAGAGAGTAAAGGGTAAATCTGATTGGAGAGAAGGATCAGTCACTAGCAAGTCAAGATCTAGTAGTAAGAAGTCTCATTCTTCTAGCTGCACAGTCACGGAAAGTAATGGGTATTTGGCAGAGATTCATACAAGTCAGAATCAAGTGAAGGCTAGCcttgaaaatattaatccatCCGAAAAAGATGTTGTGATCCTTGAGACATTAGTTAGTAATGTCAACAATACGAGTCCGGGCCCCGAAAATATGGTCGATGTGAGTGATGAAAATACGGACATGCCCTCTGAACCTCCTGATGAGTTGTTACCAGACAAATCAGCCGGCATGGGTGTAAAGAATGATATCTCTGCTGGTGGCCAAGATATCTTAATTCCACAG GAACCATTGATTGGGCCATCCGAGGAAGGTTCAGTTTCTTTGCTTCACCCTCCACCTGGACTAGAATCACCAGTTAGCTCCAAGGTGGCTGATCAGCCCAGTCCAGTTTCAGTTCTGGAAGCTCCCTTTACAGATGATTTGTCATCATGTTCTGAATGCTTTGAGAGTCTCAATGCGGACATCCACG GGCTTCGGATGCAACTTCAGCTACTCAAATCGGAGTCAGAACCATATGCAGAGGGATCCATGCTCATATCAAGTGATGAAGATGTTGGGGAAGGATCCATTTTAAATGAGAAGGGATTTTGTGGAACTGAAGAGACTTGGGAGCCTTCGTACATAATGGATGTCTTAAATGACTCCGGTTTTAACGATTTTGATGCTGATACGTTCACGGCTATATGTCACTCTTCTGAATGCCCGGTGGATCCCTCCATGTTTGTAGAACTCGAGAAGAAGTACTGCAGCCAGACTTCTTGTCAGAGCTCCGAGAGGAGGTTACTGTTTGACCAGATAAATTCTGCACTCGCGGAGACCTACCAGCAATTGACAGATGAATATCCATGGGCGAGGCCTACAGCAAGAGTTGGTTCTAAGTGGATTAAAGGTCAGCTCCAAGATCGGCTGCAGGTGTTGTTGGCAGGACAAGAGAAGAAATCAAACAAAGACGTTCTGGGGAAGGTCTTGACAAGGGAATCCCAGTGGTTGGCTTTGGGAGACGACATTGGTGCAATAGGTAGGGAAATCGAGCAATATTTGACGGATGAGCTATTAGCAGAGGTCGTAGTAATGGCTATGTAG